AGGCCATGGCCTCCACCGGCGGAAGCCCGAACCCCTCATATAGGGAAGGGTAGACGAATACGCTTGCCCCGTTGTAAATCCAGGGCAGATCGTCCACCCCTACAAAACCGATAAAATGAACGTGCTCCTGCAACCCCCGGCTTGTGACCATGATCTCGATATCGTTGAACTCCTTCGACTGTTTCCCAGGCAGGACAAGACAGTAATCCTCCGGCAGTTGGCGACGGACCTGATGAAAAGCGTGGATCAGGAGCCGCAGGTTTTTGCGGGGTGAAAAACCGCCCACATAGAGGACATAAGGGCGAGAGACGCCGTATTTTTCCTGCATAAACGCCCGCGCACGCGCTTTATCAAGAGGTCGGTAGATGGGTTCGGCCGCCTCATAGATGACGGTGATCTTTTCTTCAGGCACCCCGGCGATCTGCATCAGGTCGCAGGCGGTGCAGCGAGAGGGGGCGATGATGTGGTCGACCCTTTCCAAGATGCGCGGCATTTCTTCGAGAAAAATCTTCAAATACCCCCTGCCGACCGTCTCAGGGCAGATGTAAGGAATCAGATCGTGAATGGTGACGACCAGCTTGCAGACCTTGCTTGCCGGTAAGCCGATGCCGTTTTGCGGCACATGATAGAGATCGATTTTTTCTCGCTGGATGGCCTGGGGAAT
The Heliomicrobium undosum DNA segment above includes these coding regions:
- a CDS encoding glycosyltransferase family 4 protein gives rise to the protein MRIGIDARAAVWYRGTGIGTYTYQLCRHLYDLYDAAAPERLRLFWPGEEYRQLHITQEEVFRLVEQNRERFWEEVHIPQAIQREKIDLYHVPQNGIGLPASKVCKLVVTIHDLIPYICPETVGRGYLKIFLEEMPRILERVDHIIAPSRCTACDLMQIAGVPEEKITVIYEAAEPIYRPLDKARARAFMQEKYGVSRPYVLYVGGFSPRKNLRLLIHAFHQVRRQLPEDYCLVLPGKQSKEFNDIEIMVTSRGLQEHVHFIGFVGVDDLPWIYNGASVFVYPSLYEGFGLPPVEAMACGTPTLVANVASLPEVAGDGALLFSPVRAGQLEELLFALLTDPALAAELGERGLRRAACFSWRQAALSTGEVFARLV